From the Lathyrus oleraceus cultivar Zhongwan6 chromosome 4, CAAS_Psat_ZW6_1.0, whole genome shotgun sequence genome, one window contains:
- the LOC127136892 gene encoding uncharacterized protein LOC127136892 has protein sequence MPSLAAINENSFMFPFATKWSVMGMNYNRLPTNEQKEKPTQSAKSLSNWSGGSQYSSVETFVHNAKCMSLSQFCKIKHETLCVTVATTLKFVVSKYGWFYYGCTRCSSKAPNPEKAYECSCGQKVEQPIPRYKIEIYVSNGESKYQFVFWDSECAAILGMTAEFMHNSMVENGEDDPMVYPDELEMLLNKKMAFRVKVHPTFSQASVWKLCDDEAFVKEIENDYIVEDNQSKTEYAKLVPNKENLETSAQTLSASGENDPESIILMTPAKDVVIADKGEEVDFEASGATQLSGTKPSKKLKIEPSS, from the exons GTTGCCTACTAATGAACAGAAGGAGAAACCTACTCAATCTGCAAAATCTCTTTCTAATTGGTCTGGTGGTTCTCAGTATTCGTCAGTAGAAACGTTTGTTCATAATGCGAAATGTATGTCCTTAAGTCagttctgcaaaatcaaacat gaaactttatgtgttactgtagcaaccacattgaaatttgttgtctcaaagtatggatggttttattatggctgcacaaggtgttcttcgaaggcacctaatcctgaaaaagcttatgaatgttcatgtgggcaaaaagtcgaacagcctataccaag gtacaagattgagatatatgttagcaatggtgaatcaaaatatcaatttgtattctgggattccgaatgtgctgctatacttggaatgactgctgaatttatgcataactctatggtggag aatggagaagatgatccaatggtttatcctgatgagcttgaaatgttgttgaataagaaaatggcttttagagttaaggtgcatccaacgttttcccaagcgtctgtttggaagctttgtgatgatgaagcctttgttaaagagattgaaaatgactacatagtagaagac aatcagtctaaaactgaatatgcaaagttggtccctaacaaagaaaatttggaaacttccgca caaacattatctgcatctggtgaaaatgatccagaatcaatcattctaatgactccggctaaggatgttgtaattgctgacaagggtgaagaagttgattttgaagcgtctggcgctacgcaattatcaggcaccaaaccatccaagaaattaaagatagaaccatcttcttaa
- the LOC127074857 gene encoding WPP domain-interacting protein 1: protein MANSEGNNRQENGTENDDGGSCTAETSPSNQSRRSVRLKKCKTNSKRGDSGSDGDESVGNRINWSCNSDSRDLSVPELESCDDCCDEDLNSDARDTEVQHVTENDDDEDPLTESVDTLKVLERDLQQEIKKIREIGNESFSPDDSTMFRSAAEASVVETSSADLRFHDSCSSSHSRIQISSSFMKLQVLHLTEKLYILERQLEELQGELALKDSRIAELELALICEEIPKEESTSTICLLDQKFKELESELESLFRQKIEAEVKYLTIKNMMQKLKVASSLIEKQETMHDSEVQVLNKVEVAGNEDPNRTEEPFMIQRRLCKLTCYFFFQLIMLLMLVLWLVSKLVPNSEGVVPT from the exons ATGGCTAACTCCGAAGGAAACAATCGTCAAGAAAACGGAACTGAGAATGACGACGGTGGTTCCTGCACCGCCGAAACCTCGCCGTCGAATCAATCAAGAAGAAGCGTTAGGTTAAAGAAATGTAAGACAAATTCTAAGCGAGGTGATTCTGGTAGCGACGGTGATGAATCTGTAGGGAATAGAATCAATTGGAGTTGCAATTCGGATTCTAGGGATTTGAGTGTGCCTGAATTAGAGAGCTGTGATGATTGTTGTGATGAAGATTTGAATAGTGATGCACGTGACACAGAGGTTCAGCACGTGACTGAAAATGACGATGATGAGGATCCTTTGACTGAGTCTGTTGATACTCTTAAGGTTTTGGAGAGAGATCTTCAACAAG AAATTAAAAAAATCAGGGAGATTGGGAATGAATCTTTCTCACCTGATGACTCAACCATGTTTAGAAGTGCTGCTGAAGCAAGTGTTGTTGAAACAAGTTCTGCTGATCTAAGATTCCATGACTCATGCTCATCTAGCCATTCTCGTATACAAATTTCATCAAGTTTCATGAAGCTTCAGGTACTGCACCTAACAGAAAAACTATACATTTTGGAAAGGCAATTAGAAGAATTGCAGGGTGAGCTTGCCCTTAAGGATTCCAGGATTGCTGAACTTGAATTAGCCCTTATTTGTGAAGAGATTCCTAAGGAAGAATCTACTAGCACCATATGTTTATTAGACCAAAAATTTAAAGAGCTGGAGTCTGAGCTTGAGAGTCTTTTTCGGCAAAAGATTGAAGCCGAGGTCAAATACCTGACCATCAAAAACATGATGCAAAAGTTGAAGGTTGCATCATCTTTAATAGAAAAACAAGAAACAATGCATGACAGTGAAGTGCAGGTTCTAAATAAGGTTGAAGTGGCAGGTAATGAGGATCCAAACAGAACAGAGGAGCCTTTTATGATTCAGAGGAGATTATGCAAGCTGACATGTTACTTTTTCTTTCAGCTCATCATGTTGTTAATGTTGGTTCTTTGGCTTGTGTCAAAGTTAGTGCCTAATTCTGAGGGGGTTGTGCCTACATAA